The following proteins come from a genomic window of Mycolicibacterium rufum:
- a CDS encoding o-succinylbenzoate synthase has product MIDAMDLADLLDRVHVVALPMRVRFRGITTREVALIDGPAGWGEFGAFVEYGPAEAAHWLAAGLEAAYQPLPAPRRHRIPINATVPAVPAAQVPEVLARFPGARTAKVKVAEPGQSLADDVARVNAVRAAVPTVRVDANGGWSVEDAVAAAAALTADGPLEYLEQPCATVPELAEVRRQVDVPVAADESIRKADDPLLVVRAGAADVAVLKVAPLGGVRAMLAIAAQIDIPVVVSSALDSAVGIGAGLVAAGCLPELRHACGLGTGSLFVEDVAEPAPPVDGFLPAAAITPDPARVAALAAPPARRDWWIERIRECSPLMS; this is encoded by the coding sequence ATGATCGACGCGATGGACCTCGCCGACCTTCTCGACCGTGTGCACGTCGTCGCCCTGCCGATGCGGGTGCGTTTCCGTGGCATCACCACCCGCGAGGTCGCGCTGATCGACGGCCCGGCGGGCTGGGGCGAGTTCGGGGCGTTCGTCGAGTACGGACCCGCCGAAGCGGCGCACTGGCTCGCCGCCGGACTCGAGGCCGCCTACCAGCCGCTGCCCGCGCCGCGGCGGCACCGCATTCCGATCAACGCGACCGTCCCCGCCGTCCCGGCCGCTCAGGTCCCCGAGGTGCTGGCCCGGTTCCCCGGCGCGCGCACCGCGAAGGTGAAGGTCGCCGAACCCGGGCAGTCGCTCGCCGACGACGTCGCGCGCGTGAACGCCGTCCGCGCCGCCGTGCCGACGGTCCGGGTCGACGCCAACGGCGGCTGGAGCGTCGAGGACGCCGTCGCCGCGGCGGCGGCGCTCACGGCCGACGGTCCGCTGGAGTACCTCGAGCAGCCGTGCGCGACGGTGCCCGAACTGGCGGAGGTGCGCCGCCAGGTCGACGTCCCGGTCGCCGCCGACGAGAGCATCCGCAAGGCCGACGACCCGCTGCTCGTGGTGCGTGCCGGGGCGGCCGACGTCGCGGTGCTCAAGGTGGCACCGCTGGGCGGGGTGCGGGCCATGCTGGCGATCGCCGCGCAGATCGACATCCCGGTGGTGGTGTCGAGCGCGCTGGACTCCGCGGTCGGTATCGGCGCCGGGCTGGTCGCCGCGGGGTGTCTGCCCGAGCTGCGGCATGCCTGCGGGCTGGGCACCGGCAGCCTCTTCGTCGAGGACGTCGCCGAGCCCGCGCCGCCGGTCGACGGGTTCCTGCCGGCGGCCGCGATCACCCCCGACCCCGCGCGGGTCGCCGCGCTGGCGGCGCCGCCGGCGCGCCGGGACTGGTGGATCGAGCGCATCCGGGAGTGCTCTCCGCTCATGTCCTGA
- a CDS encoding MarR family winged helix-turn-helix transcriptional regulator codes for MAGISGQPTVLEACRALWRAMEDFDEAACRALGVGRSDLRALNSLEDGPRSAASLAEYLGLSRGSVTALIDRLEAARLVERRAAERDRRSVLVALRDPTWRALAEIYRPLGQAVAAAGAALDDRDRRALVRGLDQIATAFAQAQPRDDR; via the coding sequence ATGGCTGGGATATCTGGACAACCCACCGTCCTCGAGGCATGCCGCGCCCTGTGGCGCGCGATGGAGGACTTCGACGAGGCGGCGTGCCGCGCGCTGGGCGTCGGCCGCAGTGACCTGCGTGCGCTGAACTCGTTGGAGGACGGTCCGCGCAGCGCGGCGTCGCTGGCCGAGTACCTCGGGCTGTCGCGCGGATCGGTGACCGCGCTCATCGATCGGCTCGAAGCGGCACGCCTGGTGGAGCGCCGCGCCGCCGAGCGTGACCGGCGCAGTGTGCTGGTGGCCCTGCGGGACCCGACATGGCGCGCGCTCGCCGAGATCTACCGGCCCCTCGGCCAGGCCGTCGCCGCGGCCGGCGCCGCTCTCGACGACCGCGACCGCCGCGCTCTGGTGCGGGGGCTCGACCAGATCGCGACGGCCTTCGCGCAGGCGCAACCCCGCGATGACCGATGA
- a CDS encoding SRPBCC family protein: protein MQWTESVTIDRPLARVRQAIADENELLQWSAWPEATGYTCRIDGDGRSIGSAIVFTDTKGTTQGRQILHALDNRSVDYRMRNRGPGGREMTPHLKFRLEDVDGARTRVHLDFHAEAPLPLGLRHLVEAAMGRRVRKLHVKDLDQLKAHVEEH, encoded by the coding sequence ATGCAGTGGACAGAGAGTGTCACGATCGACCGGCCGCTGGCCCGGGTGCGGCAGGCGATCGCGGACGAGAACGAACTGCTGCAGTGGTCGGCGTGGCCGGAGGCCACCGGTTACACGTGCCGCATCGACGGTGACGGACGAAGCATCGGATCCGCCATCGTGTTCACCGACACCAAGGGGACGACGCAGGGCCGCCAGATCCTGCACGCGCTCGACAATCGCAGCGTCGACTACCGGATGCGCAACCGCGGTCCCGGCGGCCGGGAGATGACCCCGCACTTGAAGTTCCGCCTCGAGGACGTCGACGGCGCACGCACCCGTGTGCATCTGGACTTTCACGCCGAAGCACCCCTGCCGCTGGGCCTGCGCCACCTCGTCGAGGCCGCGATGGGCCGTCGCGTGAGGAAGCTGCACGTGAAGGACCTCGACCAGCTCAAGGCGCACGTCGAGGAACACTGA
- a CDS encoding SOUL family heme-binding protein → MNPILKFASQLGESALSIVGVRTVEEPHYIRRPLTDTVEIRQYGSRIAAETTVTGEKQKALNTGFPRLAGYIFGGNHRDTEIAMTAPVSQQSAKEEIAMTAPVSQTGSAEDGWTVRFFMPSKWSMETLPEPDDENVRLVTVPPQTVAVLTFTGDRSAAAVAARSEELRTTLRDNGIEPVGETTAWFYDPPWTLPFRRRNEVVVGI, encoded by the coding sequence GTGAATCCGATTCTGAAGTTCGCCAGTCAGCTCGGTGAGTCCGCTCTGTCGATCGTCGGCGTGCGGACCGTCGAGGAGCCCCACTACATCCGGCGACCGCTGACCGACACCGTCGAGATCCGGCAGTACGGTTCCCGGATCGCCGCCGAGACCACCGTCACCGGCGAGAAGCAGAAAGCCCTCAACACCGGCTTCCCCCGCCTCGCCGGCTACATCTTCGGCGGCAATCACCGCGACACCGAGATCGCGATGACCGCACCGGTCAGCCAGCAGTCCGCCAAGGAGGAGATCGCGATGACCGCGCCGGTCTCCCAGACCGGCAGCGCCGAGGACGGCTGGACGGTGCGGTTCTTCATGCCGTCGAAGTGGTCGATGGAGACGCTGCCCGAACCCGACGACGAGAACGTCCGGCTGGTGACCGTGCCTCCGCAGACCGTCGCGGTACTGACGTTCACGGGTGACCGCAGCGCGGCCGCCGTCGCCGCGCGCAGCGAGGAACTGCGCACGACGCTGCGGGACAACGGCATCGAGCCCGTGGGTGAGACGACCGCGTGGTTCTACGATCCGCCGTGGACGCTGCCGTTCCGGCGGCGCAACGAGGTCGTCGTCGGCATCTAG